The region CGGGCCCGGGCTGGAAGCTGGATTGAAGTCCCTGCAGCGCATCGGCGAACAGTTCGGCCTTCCGCTCCTGACCGACGTGCACGAACAGGCCGAGGTCGAGGCCGCGGCTGAAGTTTGCGACATCTTGCAGATCCCGGCCTTCCTGAGCCGCCAAACCGATCTGATCCGCGCAGTGGCTGACACCGGAAGGATCGTCAACATCAAGAAAGGCCAGTTCATGGCCCCGGAGGACATGCAACAGGCGGCCCTCAAAACCGGCGCCAACCATAAGGTCCTGCTCACCGAGCGGGGCAGCAGCTTCGGCTATCACAACCTGGTGGTGGATTTCCGCTCCTTTGCCATCATGGAAGCCTTGGGCCATCCCGTCGTATATGACGTCACCCATTCGCTGCAGTTGCCCTCAACGGGCATTAAATCAGGAGGAAATCCCGAATACGCGCCGATGCTGGCCGCCGCGGCGATCGCCACGAATAAGGTCAGAGGCCTCTTTCTGGAAACGCATCCCCATCCGGAACAAGCCCTAAGCGACGCGGCGAGCATGCTGCCTTTGGACCAATTGGAACCGCTGGTCCGCAACTGCCTGCAGATCAGCTCTGCCCTCAAAGGAAAATCATGAGTTTTAAAAAGATCATCAAGCCCCAGAAACCGCTGGTTCGGTGGGACAAGATCAAGCTGCTGGTGTTCGATTGTGACGGGGTTCTGACCGACGGGCGCATCATCTACGACAGCGCCGGCAACGAGACCAAGAATTTCGACGCGCATGACGGCATGGGCTTCATCCTCCTGCGCCAGACCGACATCAAGACCGCGATCATCACCGGCAGGAATTCCTCCATCCTCCAACGCCGCTGCGAAGACCTGAAAGTGGATTACCTCTTCCAGGGTGTCGCCGATAAACTCACCTGCCTCAAGCAGTTGCTGGACAAATTGAAGCTGGATTTCAGCAATGTGCTTTATATGGGGGATGACTGGAACGACCTGGGCGCGATGTTCAGCGCGGCGGTTTCGGTCTGTCCTGCCGACGCTTTGGCAAATTTTCGCGAGTTGGCGGACCACGTGACGGTGAGCTCGGGCGGGCACGGCGCGGTGCGGGAATGCATCGAGTATGTGTTTGAAAACAAAGGTATTTATGACCAGGCCTTGCAGGCTTATCTCAA is a window of Candidatus Syntrophosphaera sp. DNA encoding:
- the kdsA gene encoding 3-deoxy-8-phosphooctulonate synthase; its protein translation is MDLYQRLKTAAGFFLIAGPCVVEDSSVMEEVAQTLVRIRAETGIPVVFKASYKKANRSSGDSYSGPGLEAGLKSLQRIGEQFGLPLLTDVHEQAEVEAAAEVCDILQIPAFLSRQTDLIRAVADTGRIVNIKKGQFMAPEDMQQAALKTGANHKVLLTERGSSFGYHNLVVDFRSFAIMEALGHPVVYDVTHSLQLPSTGIKSGGNPEYAPMLAAAAIATNKVRGLFLETHPHPEQALSDAASMLPLDQLEPLVRNCLQISSALKGKS
- a CDS encoding HAD hydrolase family protein, translating into MSFKKIIKPQKPLVRWDKIKLLVFDCDGVLTDGRIIYDSAGNETKNFDAHDGMGFILLRQTDIKTAIITGRNSSILQRRCEDLKVDYLFQGVADKLTCLKQLLDKLKLDFSNVLYMGDDWNDLGAMFSAAVSVCPADALANFRELADHVTVSSGGHGAVRECIEYVFENKGIYDQALQAYLKQLV